The nucleotide sequence GCAATGGTGTTTTCTGTTTGCACGACTGTATGGAGGATCAAGACGACTTAATTTTGTGGAGAGAGGTCCAACTTCTTCCCCAACCTTCTTATAACATTGtcgttgatgaagatgaagaagcattTATTGGTTTCGGTGCTGATCCCAACACCAATGAATTCAAAGTCGTCAAAGTCAGTATCCATTGTCCTTTACGTTGCTCTCGGTCTAGTTCTTTTTCACTTGCTGAACTTTATAATCATAGCACTAAATCATGGACCATTATCCCTTTACATGTCCCTCCTTCAGAAACTATCATATATCACGGTCATAGACATTTTAACATGTACAATACTCTTGTTAATGGTGTTTATCATTGGCTTATAGGCCCTAACTATGATGATCATGATTTTAACATTCTCTGCTTTGACTTCCACACGAATCAGTTTCAACTACTCGAGTCTCCAGTTCGATATAGTCCTATCCATCATGACATTGCGGAGATTAACGGTTCCCTTGCTTatgttaataaaatatttgaccgttttgattcaatttatgAAATTAGAATTTGGGTTAAAGATCAACAAGGTTGGGTCAAGAAATACAACATTAATGTTTCACTTGATTGCCGTCTTGATATTGAACGCGTTCTTTCAAAGGGGAAGGATGATGTTCAAGTCCTTGATAGAAAGTTTCAACAAGATCTAATGAAGATATACGATAAAGATTGCAACTTGCTTCACCAATTTAAATGTAATCTAACGAGTGATTCGTGGATTCATGAGTATGTGCAAAGTATAGTTCCCTTGTCTACATAATTACGACACAAACCGGGACATgattttagttttatatttctttgGAGGGATGATTCAGTATTTATATatgctttattattttttggttacatattaTTAAGtgtaatgcataatatatttcttatttctaCACAAACTGGgacattatatattatttttcagaTACTTTAAAGTTTTGTTGGACCCAATttctattctatttttttttttttttatatttaatcgTTCTGAAGAATTGATTTGTAGAAATTGTTGAAGTTAGTTTAAAATTGTTCAGATTAGAAAAAGTTGTGTAGTTAAAgtgttttaaattgtggttgcGGTTAAGTTATGATTGTTAACGTTGGGGGAAAATTGCAATGCTGCTGTTATTGCGTCTAACATGATTGCAGAAACCCAACAATCCTTGAATGTGTGGTGAAATTGCAACCACAATTGTCTCTCCTATGGTAAAGAAGAAGAGGTAGTTTAACACTGGATTAACATGGCAAAggaaaatatggaaaaatttgGAAGTGCATGGAAAAAGCTCTCTGGTTTATTATGATGAGAAATAGATTATATTACATACTTTTTGGTATTCTTCCCTACAATGGTGTCACAATTATAGGCAAAATCAAGAAGCTTGATCAAAAagcataaaacaaaaaacatgggTATATTATTGAAGGCATATAATCTAATAGAAGGTAAACTAAAAGCAAACGTATATAGTTCTTTAATTAGAAAACTGGAAAGCATGTAATCTAATAGACCTCTAGGCTCTAGCAACCCATCCATCCATCCATAAAGAAGATCCTTTGCTCCATCCTTGTTCTGCAAGTTATAGTTCCATAAGGAATGTAACCATTGTCTTCGTCTGGTAACTTCAATGCTTCATGAAACAAACCCACTTTAAATAGTTCATTCATTATAAAAACGAACTGGAGTAATATATTTCCTTTGTAGGTTGGTAAAATACCAATTTTCAACTATTTCTGCAATCTCATTAACTCTTCCAGTTTATATAAGTAGAAAGATTAGGTCTGGAACCACCTTTTATCATCACAGGCACAGCTACTACACTTAGCGTATCTCACCTCTCGTTCGGTAACTAAATTAGGAGCATAAATATTTGGTTAAATGTAATTGAATGCATACTGATTGATCTCTAAAGGAGGAACACCAATGCTTCGATCAGTGTATTTTCACGCCTCGAGTTATCTAAACAAGCTAATCGCTTCTTTAATAAATCGACCAGCAATGCAATATCCATAAATTAGATGATGATGTGTGACACAATCAGACTCGATCTTGTTAAcaatcatttcaaaatataaaccaTAGCCTTGGTTTACAAGTCTATCTTTGCACAGCCTGAATATGATTTTCTTATCCAACAAAACGACAAGAAAATCTGTTTcatgtaatatatattaataatacttgTCTCAACAATTGTGTGGCTCTTTGCGTTTCTCTTCTATGACATAACTCATTCATTTGAATCTGACAACTATCAAGGTCCAACTGAAAACCCTTGAGTATGATGTAATGGTAAAACAACGTTGCTTTATAACTCTCTCCTATTTGACTTAAACCTTTTAAAAGATCATTCAAAGTGGTAGTTCTAGGACGATGACCGTGTTGATGATTTTATTACGGAAAAGAGAGAAAGGTGTTGAGATGTTACCTAATTCAGAGTGGCAAGCATCAACCAAGTATGAGTATCTGGGAAAAGATAAAGCTCATGGGATTGAGATTCCAATTGTTGAACAAGGCGAGGAATAGCGATGTAGCAGCGTAGATTGAGAAGGGAAGAGAAAACGTTGTTGTAATGAGATATGTCAGAGACACGTCTAGAGAGCAGGATATTGAATTCATTGATAGCAGCACCCACCATGGAGATCGATTTCTTTTGCAGGAGAAACAAGGTAAGAGGTTTTTAGTGGGGACAAGGTAGGAATGTATGAACGATGAGAAATAGAAACACGATCACCAAAACCAACACATCTTCGTAACTTTGACAACATTGTTACCCAAAATCAATCTAGTATGGGAGCATTGTTTTATGGAACAGTGCTTTACTGTTCCTTCGTTCCGATCAGTTTGTTATTTAGTCCATTTTTATAGTAACAAAAATGACGACTAGATAGTGTCGGAATGGAAATGAGTCGCATGGAAAGCTCAactcgactcgataagaatttGTTTAACTTGACATTCAGCTTGAGTTTAACACAAACTTTTTTTGCAGTTCGAGTTTGgctcatttaaaatttatgaataGTTCGGTTCAACTCTTTAGGTTTAGTTCGTTTGTTCGAATCACATCACTTAAAAGCAACAAATTTGACTGCGTAAATTTTTTTATCTGAGATTTCCTATTGTCGATCATTGGAAGATCTTTCGTTTTGGACCATGTAAAATAGCTTAAATGTGACGTGGCGACTCGActtttctttgttattattttttttgtccacatgttatttttattttattcaaaatgagtgtcgttttaaccAATTGCACACAGATTATAGAAtggaataaagtagtcaaatatcatatcaattttactaaaataaccttacttataagaaaaagacaaacttaaatttgcattgaaaattgtgtgagagaaaagttagagtatttattgagggtaaagttggaagaaaaaattaaagttaaagtgacattcattttaaaacaaatttttttggctaaagtgacactcattttaaaacggagggagtgcATCTTATTTTAAGGTGATGTGTTTTGTTTCGTGTATTTTGGAGTAAAGTATCTTCGCGAGAAAATTTGATTACAGATTATGTTCATGTTACTTGTGCTCCAAGAAGTGTGTGGTTCTAGAAGCTTGCCTATGCTGGTTTAATGTTGTTGTATATTTGAAGTAATTTTGCATATGGCAGATTGTAgctgaaaatataatattagtcCGCTGTTTTTGTTTAGCCCGTATGAAGAAAAGCCCATGCTTACTATGAGTATATAAGGAAGACTCAACACTTGAGAAGATTATTGAAGCCATCATTTGAAGAAGAGTCGTTAGGGTTTCGTGTCTTTGTATATCTCTCTATGTGTCGTCATTAATACATAGAGATGGTTTATTTAGTTGAGTTGTaaaaactatcgaagtagtaaaatattgTTCCCACAAGGATTGTTTTTAATCTCAACAATTCAAGTACGTTATTAAATAGGATGTATAAAGGTTCTTTTGTTTTGTCACTAGGCAGTTGATTGGTTTGATTGGATAAAAGTAAcgacataaaataaagattggttttaaagaataagagagagatgagatcatgtatttcgaatcatctatgtttccctaattggtatactgcacctattcttgtaaatgattttctagttccacgatagttaaaaaaaaatagtctcaatcaatcccttgagttaagaccctcttctcaaactacaacccctaattttttaggtggtctaataatctttgaagggtTTAAGTACGTTAACATAATATCACTAATAAACGATTAttcattcctagactaaccatgtttattagaacaattcaattaggtctaagtcgaaagctatggtcaatagtcattcattctcactaaatcatgtttatattttatcaggatataaaaagcattaagaacaattgaattgaataaaaactagattgtcattcacaataaatagagtttcacagcaacatggatcaattgagtttacaaatagcataatcaatgaaaaaattaaagcatACATAAACCGGTAAAGAATGGAGGAAATCGCCCCGTTCTTCAGTCTCTAGGTCTATAAATCGCACTTTCTCGCTCCAGAATTCGTAACCCTTGTCTTCATaatagacttcagcttaaataggctcAAAAATTCGCcctaaatcgtgacacgttttcacTTTTATAACAATTAGGGTTTcaccaaatcgtgtcacgttttttccatcatgacacattttcctTGATGTCGAGAGCATGTTTTTTGTCTTGTCAAATTGTGTCACGTTTTtggcaaatcgtgacacgtttttcttctttgcattttcttcaatttttcctGCTTTTCTTGCTGCATAAGTTGCTTTGTGAACTCCAAAATGTGATCAAATTACATATAAAATTACGTAATGACGAGATGTCATCACTTGGCATGGATGCCTCGGGATGTAGGTTACGCTGCAGCGAACTGGGTTACCAATTCTCTTGTGTTCTTCTTTACTGCACtttactttatttatgtttattgtTTACTGTGTTTATTGTTGCACATGTTATCGAGGACATCATATTGTGTCATACATGTTGTCCAAGACATCACGTAGATTATCTGTCTTACGAGTACTAGAATTTCAAAAGCCATCTTCCAAGGAAAGAATGGACCTTTTGTGACCACTTGAAATTCAACAATGAAGTTGTGCAAGTCTGGGGAGtggagaaaaaaatgaagttgtaTCTACTGGAAAGAGGTTTTCGGCCAGGAACCGATTTTCTCAAAGCAATAGGCTCTAGAAAGCAAAACTGAACATACTCAGATTGAAGGAAACCATAACTCACGATGGTTACGTGTGGAAAGCAAAACTGAACAGACATCACGTCATAAGTGTCTCACATCAACCATTTATTGCTAATTGCCTCCGCTCACCACTTCATGCCGCCACCAGATCCAACACGAAATGAAGAAGAAGCCTACCTCAACAATTTTTGTGAGTGTCGTCAAGGAGCCTTCAGCAACGCCACACACATTAAGCCATTGCGCCATAAAGATGACAACGACTTGGGGGCAATTGTTATGGACCGGTTAGAACGTCAATCCCATGAAGACACATGGACAAACCCCTCGAAAC is from Medicago truncatula cultivar Jemalong A17 chromosome 1, MtrunA17r5.0-ANR, whole genome shotgun sequence and encodes:
- the LOC120579633 gene encoding putative F-box protein At3g23260, translating into MVMQSDDQVIITILSIHDNVPTLNPIGNMFFKEPIGIFSYVHCNGVFCLHDCMEDQDDLILWREVQLLPQPSYNIVVDEDEEAFIGFGADPNTNEFKVVKVSIHCPLRCSRSSSFSLAELYNHSTKSWTIIPLHVPPSETIIYHGHRHFNMYNTLVNGVYHWLIGPNYDDHDFNILCFDFHTNQFQLLESPVRYSPIHHDIAEINGSLAYVNKIFDRFDSIYEIRIWVKDQQGWVKKYNINVSLDCRLDIERVLSKGKDDVQVLDRKFQQDLMKIYDKDCNLLHQFKCNLTSDSWIHEYVQSIVPLST